A region from the Acidiferrobacter sp. SPIII_3 genome encodes:
- the ampD gene encoding 1,6-anhydro-N-acetylmuramyl-L-alanine amidase AmpD gives MIGTIDARGWLDGVRRAASPHCDARPPGMVVEVVIIHAISLPEGRYGGRDVERLFMNTLDTGAEGYADLRGLRVSAHVFIRRDGEVVQFVSFEDRAWHAGVSRCEGRERVNDFSVGIELEGTDHGPFEDAQYRSLQAVSEALMRHYPAITRERFYGHSEIAPGRKTDPGPFFDWARYRCALRSVGDGVSRGEG, from the coding sequence ATGATCGGCACGATCGATGCGCGCGGGTGGCTCGACGGGGTACGGCGCGCGGCCTCGCCCCATTGTGATGCCCGGCCGCCCGGCATGGTCGTGGAGGTCGTGATCATTCATGCGATCAGCCTACCCGAGGGCCGCTATGGCGGGCGGGACGTGGAGCGACTCTTCATGAATACCCTGGATACCGGGGCCGAGGGCTATGCCGATCTTCGCGGACTGCGGGTCTCGGCGCATGTATTCATCCGCCGCGATGGCGAGGTCGTGCAATTCGTGTCCTTCGAGGATCGGGCGTGGCACGCCGGCGTATCGCGATGCGAGGGGCGCGAACGCGTCAATGACTTTTCGGTGGGCATAGAGCTCGAGGGCACGGATCACGGCCCGTTCGAGGACGCTCAGTACCGGTCTTTGCAGGCGGTGTCCGAGGCGCTCATGCGCCATTATCCGGCGATCACCCGCGAGCGGTTCTACGGGCACTCGGAGATCGCCCCCGGGCGCAAGACCGATCCCGGACCGTTTTTCGACTGGGCCCGGTATCGCTGCGCATTGCGTTCAGTAGGTGACGGGGTATCGCGAGGGGAGGGCTAG
- a CDS encoding regulatory signaling modulator protein AmpE, giving the protein MAITLIIILFAVALDRLFPDRGRMPPFLWYEDWARGVEQRFNAGTRGQGLAAVLVVAGPVLLGVALIRYVLSHVSYSLVYIFDILVLYLCLDLYRLTRQAVGVSESLEAGDILMAATHLETMTGKTTGDVTESSIAQATVEAVLKHANTAVMAPLFWFILFGPVAVVLQRLAALLDRLWGHRSTQFAEFGWAAARLDDLLGWVPARITALSYGIMGSFEDALHCWRRQAGMWSDINSGPLLASGFGAMHMSACEEPEEEDMSGPPAVRGYVVNAADIRRAVALLWRVLLFWLAVVLLMAGARLFGVFG; this is encoded by the coding sequence ATGGCAATCACGCTGATCATCATACTCTTTGCGGTCGCGCTCGATCGCCTGTTCCCGGATCGTGGCCGGATGCCACCGTTTCTATGGTACGAGGACTGGGCGCGGGGTGTAGAGCAACGGTTCAATGCCGGGACCCGCGGGCAGGGTCTGGCGGCGGTGCTGGTGGTGGCGGGCCCGGTCTTACTCGGGGTGGCGCTGATCCGCTATGTGCTGAGTCATGTCAGCTACTCCCTGGTCTATATCTTCGACATCCTGGTCCTTTATCTGTGCTTGGACCTGTATCGGCTGACGCGTCAGGCGGTGGGTGTCTCGGAGTCGCTGGAGGCCGGCGATATCCTCATGGCCGCCACCCATCTGGAGACGATGACCGGCAAGACCACCGGGGATGTGACGGAATCATCCATTGCCCAGGCCACGGTCGAGGCGGTCTTGAAGCATGCCAACACCGCCGTCATGGCACCGCTTTTCTGGTTCATTCTCTTTGGTCCCGTGGCGGTGGTTTTGCAGCGCCTGGCCGCGTTGCTCGATCGCCTATGGGGTCACCGCAGCACCCAGTTCGCGGAATTCGGGTGGGCGGCGGCGCGCCTTGATGACCTGTTGGGCTGGGTGCCGGCGCGCATCACGGCGCTCAGTTATGGCATCATGGGCAGCTTCGAGGACGCCCTGCACTGCTGGCGGCGGCAGGCGGGCATGTGGTCTGATATCAACAGCGGCCCGCTTTTGGCCTCGGGCTTTGGCGCCATGCATATGAGTGCCTGCGAGGAGCCCGAGGAAGAGGATATGTCAGGGCCGCCGGCGGTGCGCGGCTACGTCGTCAATGCCGCGGATATCCGCCGCGCGGTGGCGCTGCTTTGGCGTGTGCTGCTGTTCTGGCTGGCGGTGGTGCTGTTGATGGCCGGGGCCCGCCTGTTCGGTGTCTTTGGCTGA